The genomic interval agatgaaatttattGCAGTGATTTACCAAACATAACCGTAAGGAACTGTACGATAATTTTCGATAATAATTCTTTTATCGTACACGATTCGATAGTCTTTAGTCGATGTTTCGTTGACTATCTTACGTGTTTTTGGCTTGCGCGTTATGCGATTCTTCTCAACTGTCTTAATTGTATTAGGACCAATACCTCTTACCATATTGGAGACGGTGTCAAAGTTAATTTTCTGAGCGTTTGTAAAATTAAGGGTAAAACCTTTAACTTTACAAACGGTCTTCCCTGTATCCAATTTATAGGCGTAGTTCTTAGCCCCCCCAGAAACAAAGGACTCGATGTACTTACCGTCTTTAGGGTCGACCTCGGTCGTTAACTGACCCAAGTAGTCGCCCAGGGGAGGGTCCCAAACCCCGGGTTTTGACACGTAGATTACGCTGTCGGTATCGTAATACAGGACACGTTCCTGTAATTTCTCCAACAGCTCGTATAATTTTAAACGCGCTAGCGCAGTGGTAAATGCGGCAATGACAACGTTAACCTTTCGGTTAACTTCAACAAATTGTTCCTCGTCTTCGTATTTTATTTCAGCCAAATcatcattaacaaaatttaGATCATGAACGACTACCCGTGGGTTCGATAAAATATCGTAAACCTCGTTAGGAtcttgcgtatatttaattctCGTGAGATTTTCACGCTGACCAAATTTACCCCAAAAACTATTTAGCATTAATTTGGCCAGAGATCGAAGCCCAGGATTGTACGCAATGTCGTCATGATTCAAGTCGATACCTTCTACGGTTCGATAGTccgaaatatatttttgtttatcttcgGGCGTTTTACACCATTCAGGCCAACCCGAAGCTTcttgtttcaattttaaaaatgtgttaatgTAAGAGGCAAATAGACCGGACGAGGGAGAATCTGCAGAGTACgcgcttttatttttaaagtgccATACTACGTGAACTTTACGTATCTCGTACCCAACCTCCACGGCTTTAGCGACCTCGATCGTTGCCCAAGAACCTGTAAATTCTCTATCTGTACCAGAATGATTGCAAGCGGTTTGTTGTTGAGAATCGACGCATGTTCTACAGAGAGCAAACATTAATTTACCGTTTGATCTATAAGGTAAGACTGGATGGAATAAATTTTTAGGCGCTTCGATAGTACACTTTATCAAACCGAAATACTCGTTGATATCTGTGGACATGTCTTTGCGATCATCGATTTCAGGATGTCCTACGGGGTaggtaccgtatttatttacataagggTACAAGGAAGTATAATCGATGTAATTAATTTCTTCACCCGGTTTTACCTTATAGAACAAACAACTGGCATTAGTCCTCCCACCGAAAAACGCGTCTCTTGGATTCAAAGTTTGCCTAATGAAAGGAACTTTGGAGACGATAGATTTAATGTTAGGGGCCAGCGATTGTTTGATCCGTTTCCATTCGTGTTCCCAAATTTCGACGTACTCAAAATCTGGAAATTGCTCCTTCAGAAACCGTGTTTTCTTGCTTGTTTTGACAAAGCATTCCAACATGGTTTCGTTAGTGAAGGGGTTAATGGAATCGGATCTATAACAATCTTGGCACCCGTGGAACAAACAACCCATAaattcaaaaataattttgttttctaaacATGCGCCGTCGACAAAGTAAGGCCCAAACATTTTTTCCCCTCCATTTCTCGCATGATGGATAAAGACCCCCCTTTTATGCGACTCGTAGCACAACCATTCCATGCTAGAGTGAGAATGGTTAACGGTTGTTAGATACCCTGATGGAGGAAATAAAGCGATGGTGGatggttttaaaaaatttcTAGAAAAGACGTGATTACACGCCGAGGCAattgtcattaaattatttgaaaagggGTCAACGCCTCCGAGTAGAGGGTTTTTCGGTGATGTAGTTACTTTCAAAAAAAGATGCCTAAAAGTAAGGCAACACTTTCTGAGAATATCCACATCGCTGATGCAATACTCGACGAGTTCTTTTTGGAGATTGAAAATTTGATTAGTTACAATTTTCTGATTATACCATTTAAAGAATGAATCTCGGCCTGAAGCAGTCATTTTATCGGGGGAATAGGTGGAAGAATCGGGATAAGGACCTacgtaatttttattttctaaagtaTTGAAATAATGAGGAAAGTAACCTTTTTTTAGCTCGGAGATGCCAAAAGTTTTGGGTAATTTGGATAGAGACATGGGTAGAAATGAAAGGGAATCAATGAATCGGATACTCGTTTCTTTAACCTTAATTGAAATAGGTTTACCACCGCGTGCAATAATATCTGGTACAATACAGTTTTTGTATAGGTACTCGAGCACGAAGTAACTATCGTAGCCCTGGAGGTTGTGAGCGATACACGTAATGTTATGATTATATTTGTATTcgttaaaaatgtaattgcagaAATCTACGCATGCAGTCTCCCCGTGAAAAGTCATTGATTTCTCCCCACACACGTCACACTCGGCAGAGTCATTAGCACCATCGATACAATTAAGACAAGTTTTTTGAAGAACGCATAAATTTGGTTTGTGTTCGCCAGTTTCTTGCGTGCATTCAAaatcaaaaaagaaatatttagtgACAGCCCTTTTTTGGTCCTCCTGATtcttaaactttttttcagCATGTTTAGGGGCTACAACCGGTTCCATGTAGCATTGATGATCGTATGAAACGAAAGTCCGACAAATTCTACAAAAACGGTTTTGACAATTGTGATCTTTTTGAATGATCCTATCACAAGttgtacaatttttaattttgtcacatactgaaacttttttagaatcaggagattttttatgattggtGAAACATTGCTGgtttttaaaaaatctattGCACTCTTTACACTCTACAGTATTATTTACAGATACGTTAATAGAAGGGTCACATTCGTGATGCTTACAGAGTACACACGTGTATTGACACTTGTGAGAATACTTGTGTGTATAACCTGTAAAACATCtatcacaaaaataaaaaacttttaaaaagccTGTCATAGTCGTTATAAGATCATAATGATTAGAATGATGGTAAAGATAAATCTGCTTCTTACAATAATCGCCGCTAAAAATTACAGAATTTAAATTGTCTTTAGAAAGGacaataatttgataatttggTAATTTGGATTGCATCTTTTTTAATTCTTCGATGCCGCAAGCTTGCTCCCTAACCCCCGAATCTCTAAGTAAATGAAGGGCGGCTGTCTTTTGCTGGTCATAGCTCTTCCTAATGTTATTCCACCTAGTAACGTTATTAATTTTATCTTCGAGCATAGAAATACCCGTGACAATTGCGCGTGCGCAGCAGATAGTTTCGTTACCATCATTTTTAATCTTAATTATGCTTTTAGCATTAATCATTTTGTCGATACCGTTTCTTCTATAAGCCCCACCCCTAGGCATTCTCATATGGAGAACGTTAAACttaaatttgttgttaattaaaatatccGTTTTGGACTGAAGGACCTTCATGATGGCTGCAAAAATAACATCAGCTGTCAGATGGGCCCTCCGACCAAAAGGAATAGAGATAGGTGTATCCAACCCCTCAGCTTGAATAACTATCCGAAGCATATCGTCGACATGCACGTTAATGCAAAGATTATCGACGACATGTTCGAAAATTCTATATAGAGTGGGAAGGAACACCTCTAAACTTAAATGGTCTACATTAAAAAATTTAACCGAAAAATCGCTAACCGTGGCGTTAAAACGCTGGTTAAACCTATCAGCTAAGCGGTTAATACTACAAAAATGACTCAAATCTACCTCGTCAAGGTTCAATTCATCGCTGTCATTATCGTCAACTTCTTCTTCTTCGGCTATCCTTGGTCTTTTCCTGTTGGCTCCTTTCCCGTATTGTACCGGTACAGGCtgaaataaaaaagtataacGGTAAAGAAATAGAAATAAACGATGTAATACAGCATCAACAAtagcaaagaaaataaaatgatagtTACCTCATCAATAACCGAAGACTCCTGAGAATCACTATCCTCGCCACATTCCCTCATTTTCAAACATTTGGTGTGTGCACCAATACCatactaaagaaaaaaaattaaaaaaattagaaaggAAACGCGTTGGTACTGTAAACACAGAAACACGTTCGTTTACACAAGCTACTTTACGAGTTATATAcggtaatgaaaaaaaaattattacgttaaaaatatattaaacaaaaacacttaCTTCTACGTGATCAATTATTAAACTTTCAGACAGATCTTGAACAATCTCTATGGCGTTATCACATATATCCGTAAGAGAAAGACTACCGGTCTCGGAAATACTTTGACTGACCGGTAAATCAAAGTCCTGGTCTCCAAACACAAAATCCTCTAGTAAACCCACATCTGGGATATTATCGTCAGATAAATTATTAGCACGCGACAGATTGACTATAGCGTCAACAGCTCTTTGACACTCGATAAAAAAACTATCGTTAGAATCAGTTGAGGTAGAAGCGAATTGAGACATTGTAAAACGTTGAAGAAAAATTGGTACCGAAACTTTGAAGAATTAGTAAATGAATAATGAACTAAACAAGTAACATGGTTATTAAAACCTTCCCGCGACGATTACGATTGGTCAGACATTCTTTAGTAATTAGGAAGCCCCGCCCACAATAGTGACCAATAGCTTAATTAATAACAGTAATAAACCTTCTCGAGACGATTACGCTTGGTCAGACGTTCTTTAATAATTAGGAAGCTCCGCCCACAATAGTGACCAATAGATTTAGCCTTCACCCGAAAACACTGAGACGGATTAATTAATACTAAACAAAGGTGATAAATcgtcaaaataataacaatagtaCTCCCCAAACAAAGAATTACCTTcactaattaaaaacaaattacattatttttaaacctTCCAATGAACTTTACACTATTATGACTGGTCAGACATTCTTTAATAATTATGAAACTCCGTCCATAACAGTGACCATTAGATCTAGCCTTCAACCGTGAATACGGGGGTCGGTAAACGGATTAATTAATAACAGTGGCGAGAGTTGTTAAGGATTATTCAAAGCCTTGTAGTGGTCAAACAATATATACACGATtggaaattaattaacaataccTATTCAAGTAACACTGAAACactaaattataaacaaattttaaataaaactacaaCAGCTTTTAATCAAAAACCCCCTTTCTCTAACAAAGAATGACCTTTcactaattttttaaaatacaaattcttTACTAATTAGGAATTTAACACAGGCCCAAAACGAAAACCCCgtcaaaataacaataacaaagaATAACCTTTCactaatttttataaaatacaaattcttTACTTACGAATATAACCCAGGCCCAAAACGAAAACCccgccaaaataacaaacccCTTCTCTAACAAAGAATGACCTTTCgctaattaatattacaataacaggaaattagacaatagaaaatataatatataccctGGGGATATGACATTCCTTTCGGGTCTGGTACAAAGAGTGACCTTtcactaattattattacaatacctggaaattaaacaatagaaatatgaaatatgcCCTGGGGGTACATTACGGCCTGAAGTCCTACATATACTACTCCTATGTACACGTACCAATTTAACTCagcaccatttttattcaagtttacacagtgaaattctttggtttaatgaaaaatatttccaggaaaaaaataaaaatccccaaaaagattgaactgaactgaacgtgatcttgtgcgttccgaaaagcccggccgaagcacgcgattggtcagtccatttttctgtcatatttataaccatcatctctcaacaatctctcgatctcacgctcagcagtgactttgacatcggacaatctgtatattcgatcgatttaaacatagtcaatagaagtaaaatgaccaaaaaatctgctataattgataattaattgcacgattttggaagtggggcctttgtttttcaaagggggttcgctggtaaaaggggggttcgcgcaaaaggggggggggggggggttcgcccgaaccccaAAAAACCCCCCTACTACGGGCCTGCACTGACTACTGACTATCgactatttgtataatattattgattgtaataaatattgattgattgattgattgattacacATACCATACTACCTATTCTCTTTTCCCATTTAGAAATAAACACACGTAATCGATTATTATATAGGCATacacattgtattattattaccactagaatatatttattcactctGATGAAgaagtgtttctaaagctaggTTATAAATTATCTATCTCTGTCCAATGATTAACaagtaaatgtaaataatggttacaaattaaaaacattaaaataaaaaaaattaaatatggtagATATTCCAGTGCCTAAACAATTCCAGGTAATTGAAACACATATTTTTATTCCAAAGCATAAAAATATGATTCATTTGCACTTTCTATAaagataacattacattttatatgttaattcgtattaaatcttaattttacagTCATATTATTCTACTGTTATCATAGCCTATTTCATATACAAGAACTTTCGTATCCCTACTCCACGTGCGAGGCGCCCTTGAAATAGGCGCCCCAGAGCCATATGGATCTGaggcagggccgtagccaggatctgtcaaggggtgGTTccgacactaaatatttgggtcaacccccccccccccttgggggtggggcctgatgcgaagcgaattttgttaaatgacacccctagatggccggaaaagacactctcgtgcagcatgctaccaatgagcaaaaagatcgtacttttttcctccttctcaaacacgtcgataatttaaaggacgataactatttgttgccgtatgttagatgcgcgtgctctgtgcggaaccgccgattgtttgatcatttactccgtattttgttttgcgttcaagttcaatgcgaacgtacatctaggagcagccccgaaaaaagcacactggttgaaggcaaatgctatttgctagctctatctataatatttatttacagcaatttgttgaggaatataaatatttaaataggtgatattgatacattttagtacgtatcggctggtggtctagaataaaataatcggatgccataatgtgaactacagtacttgataccatagatattatagtgtaaaatattaatattcactataatcctctaagatacattatacttcatagtcacatataaatactgatgtacgtcggaaggctatatactttatgcatgctgcctgactgctgccagtgatctaaacaattataggtacgcagttgtctggcggtgttctttgtacgaatcgttcgtgccccagttcgctatgagacgcgtcaatatcatgttacatgcagggaccaaacatttatttttcaagttaaaatcggcaattcatttgcagcttttagaaatttacagacacgtatcgctagttgacgctcatacagagaagaaggttcacgaacaagtttacgaatttttcaatttacaaacaactttttgtactgtggggcacgtatttggaggatttttggagatgagggtgaggtattgggcatgtcggggatgggggttcgcagtcggttaaggggggttcgctgtaaagggggggggggggcggggggggggggggggggcggggggtttcgcccgaaccataaaaaacccccctggctacgggcctgtgaGGCGCCCATATAATAGTGTCTCGCGCAGAGTGATCTCACTGGTAATAAGCCGGTTATTGGGGCCGAGTCGTCCCgctacaataatattttatatagccGAAGGTTGGATGTCAAACTACAATGTTATCGCAGTTAAAAAGTGATTCTCAATGgagagggaaccaacaagatgacggctgcaatcgaccaatcagatatgcccGGTCCTACGCAGTACGCAATACTACACACCTGTGTTGAGCCTATCTCTGCTGCGTGAGAAACGATACTCAACGCAACGCAGCATgttatgattgattgattttattcgatattcatacataaaagttaaaatatacaatgtataaaaGAGAATACCTGGATATACCCATTAAGTCGAcaaaaaagtaaacttatttccaatggggtccaatccGTAATGACTGAAAAGTGAGTGGTTGGGCCTAGAATTATCATTAAGTATGACtcagtaaaaatgaaaaaaacaagaaaatacataCAAGACAAGATAAcatgaaaaaaacaatattaaaaataacttaattaaactgaaattccaagctgttcattattaaaatattctttaagttttattttgaaggttgcattattttgtattgatttgaGTGAATTGGGGAGCCTGTTCCAGTATAAACGTATTTATGATCCTCTCGGaatacaaaaaatgctagattaccaagaaattattcattctattgcgattaacaatatatttataaaaacttcACTGTGCTTTGATAAGAATATGTggtcttaatgtattatattagattattattttttatattaaataatgtttttgaacacatATACGGTCGCCATCTTACTGGTTCCCCGtcctgttggaatcacttttcagtctTTTCAGTACGCCCTCTAGCCTTCGGCTTATTACATCTCTCTGTCCCGCTACCTTCGGGGTGGCGCGGCGGGGAACGCATGATATGCCTATATCTAGTTACGTCATCATATGGATCGTATTTTACTTGCGGTCCGGTCATGTATCAATTGCTACCACCAAAAGATGGTTGTTGTACATCgtatatagcctaggcctaggcctagtacaatTATTAAGAACAGTATAGTATATGTATTAGGCCAATTTATCAAACATTTTGCAAACAGGCATAGCCCTATGCTGACAAATAAAACATTGGATCtccaaaacatttatttattcttcatccgccagggcaggtattgtatgattgcACTATTATACACAGCCACCGCTTACGCGATGCTGCTAATGCAGCAACATACAGAGTGGGGCCCAAACAAAAGGGTTccaggacgattcggccctgagactattcggcccgggactattcgTCCACATTCAGACAAAACCAATGATTGTTAATTATAATGTtgttcagtttttttttcagtttttatcAAGTTTTCAAAGGTGTTTGAACTAAGcaattaaattatgtatttaaatgtaaataattattctGATACTGTCGTGTTTACAAACGGTATCGTTTTGTATAAGTTTAGTCAAGTTTTTTCCGGGGAATTTGGTGTTTTGTTTGCTTATAAAATGAATAGgcctaaagaaaaaaaagatacattaattaaaattcttGTCAACCAAAGTCAATAAATTtaagtgggccgaatcgtctcagggctgAATAGTCCCGGGTcgaatagtcccgggccgaatcgtcccgggccgaatcgtctcagggccgaatcgtcccgttaCCCCCAAAAGAACCACACTGCACTGTGTACGGGGGAACAGACGATCAGGAACCACGGACGATCAGGCCCACACTTTAAGACCATGGGCCCAACAAATAAGACGATTGGGCCCAAATCTGTCGCGTTTTATTTTGGTCTCAGTAAAACCAACTTTTGGAATTTTTTTATGCCGCGCGCCAGCCTGCCATAGCCTAGCTATGCTTTTTTTATCATATTGGTTGTGTTTTTTCAATTGATTGGGTTTATTgcgtcgcgctattttgtatttgccgcagtaaatacattttcatgATCATTATACATTTCGTGATCGTTTTTATatcaggtaggcctactgtagattatttattttacagtctGGATATTTTTAGACAATGAGTATTTATTATGCTaatcatatactgtatttaatgggtgtcacgaaacctaagaccacgaaagctaagaccccctaagacctaagatcacgaaagctaagacccaacactaagattacaaatatttatctttcgcacctgccttgtattttaactccaaacatttattctgaataccacaccttagaattggcactt from Antedon mediterranea chromosome 5, ecAntMedi1.1, whole genome shotgun sequence carries:
- the LOC140049759 gene encoding uncharacterized protein; translated protein: MLECFVKTSKKTRFLKEQFPDFEYVEIWEHEWKRIKQSLAPNIKSIVSKVPFIRQTLNPRDAFFGGRTNASCLFYKVKPGEEINYIDYTSLYPYVNKYGTYPVGHPEIDDRKDMSTDINEYFGLIKCTIEAPKNLFHPVLPYRSNGKLMFALCRTCVDSQQQTACNHSGTDREFTGSWATIEVAKAVEVGYEIRKVHVVWHFKNKSAYSADSPSSGLFASYINTFLKLKQEASGWPEWCKTPEDKQKYISDYRTVEGIDLNHDDIAYNPGLRSLAKLMLNSFWGKFGQRENLTRIKYTQDPNEVYDILSNPRVVVHDLNFVNDDLAEIKYEDEEQFVEVNRKVNVVIAAFTTALARLKLYELLEKLQERVLYYDTDSVIYVSKPGVWDPPLGDYLGQLTTEVDPKDGKYIESFVSGGAKNYAYKLDTGKTVCKVKGFTLNFTNAQKINFDTVSNMVRGIGPNTIKTVEKNRITRKPKTRKIVNETSTKDYRIVYDKRIIIENYRTVPYGYVW